A genome region from Opitutaceae bacterium includes the following:
- the aroQ gene encoding type II 3-dehydroquinate dehydratase yields MKTIAILNGPNLDRLGKREPDVYGRTTLADLETALRSEFATRASLEFFQSNHEGAIIDRIAAWADARIDGLVINPGGLTHTSVALRDSLLGSAIPVVEVHISNVHRREEFRQKSLTAPASIGVITGLGIEGYFAAVRFLLNR; encoded by the coding sequence ATGAAAACCATCGCCATCCTCAATGGTCCGAATCTGGATCGCCTGGGCAAGCGTGAGCCTGATGTCTATGGACGCACCACTCTCGCAGACCTCGAAACGGCTCTGCGCTCGGAGTTCGCCACACGGGCCAGCCTTGAATTTTTCCAATCCAATCACGAGGGAGCAATCATTGATCGCATCGCCGCCTGGGCTGACGCCAGAATCGATGGACTCGTGATCAATCCAGGCGGGTTGACTCATACGAGCGTGGCACTGCGGGATTCCCTGCTGGGCTCAGCAATTCCCGTGGTTGAGGTGCATATCTCAAACGTCCACCGCCGGGAGGAATTTCGGCAAAAGTCCCTCACTGCCCCAGCCTCCATCGGCGTCATAACGGGACTGGGGATCGAAGGCTACTTTGCCGCGGTGCGCTTCCTTCTCAACCGCTGA
- a CDS encoding YqgE/AlgH family protein yields the protein MPEKELAGSLLLAHPSLREPSFRRTVILLSSHTSDGAMGVVLNRPLGRTLGSLNSSFALSSLADVPVFSGGPVQKDQVILCAWQIQPEGEGFRLYFGIDAEKAEHLRTMGGMELRAFLGYSGWGEGQLEGELEHESWVVAPIGPNLLELEANEGLWRGLLFALDPDWRILADEPDDPSVN from the coding sequence ATGCCTGAGAAGGAACTTGCGGGTTCCCTGCTGCTTGCGCATCCGTCGCTTCGAGAGCCGAGTTTTCGGCGCACGGTAATCCTATTGTCCTCCCATACGAGCGATGGAGCCATGGGAGTGGTCCTGAATCGCCCGCTGGGTCGGACTCTTGGCTCCCTCAATTCCTCCTTCGCATTGAGTTCCCTTGCTGACGTGCCCGTGTTTTCCGGTGGCCCCGTGCAGAAAGATCAGGTGATTCTCTGCGCGTGGCAGATCCAGCCGGAGGGCGAGGGGTTTCGGCTCTATTTCGGAATCGATGCAGAAAAGGCGGAGCATTTGCGCACAATGGGCGGCATGGAGCTTCGCGCCTTCCTGGGGTATTCCGGGTGGGGGGAAGGCCAGTTGGAGGGGGAACTCGAACACGAAAGCTGGGTCGTGGCCCCAATAGGCCCCAATCTTCTCGAATTGGAGGCCAATGAGGGCTTGTGGCGGGGACTGCTGTTTGCGCTGGATCCCGACTGGCGGATTCTTGCCGATGAGCCGGACGACCCCAGCGTCAACTGA
- the gdhA gene encoding NADP-specific glutamate dehydrogenase, with the protein MATLADFLALVKARDPHQPEFHQAVEEVAHTLIPYIEQTPRYRGKALLERLVEPERIIQFRVSWVDDRGRIQVNRGFRVQMNSAIGPYKGGVRFHPSVNLGVLKFLAFEQTLKNSLTTLPMGGGKGGADFDPKGKSDEEVMRFCQAFMSELFRHVGPDTDVPAGDIGVGGREVGYMYGYYKKLANHVTSTFTGKGLSYGGSLIRPEATGYGCVYFAQAMLQHEKRVIDGMTVTISGSGNVSQYAAEKCMEVGARVVSLSDSGGTVHIPKGLTEEQLSWVMDLKNVRRGRIEEFAKAHSLPYHAGKRPWHLPCNIALPCATQNELNGEDARALLANGCICVAEGANMPSTPEAVEHFLKARILYGPGKAANAGGVATSGLEMSQNAMRMSWPAAEVDSRLHAIMQSIHHVCVDHGRENDGFVNYVKGANIGGFVKVADAMLEQGII; encoded by the coding sequence ATGGCCACACTCGCCGACTTCCTAGCCCTCGTCAAAGCACGCGATCCGCACCAGCCTGAATTCCATCAGGCTGTCGAGGAAGTTGCGCACACGCTCATTCCCTATATCGAGCAAACTCCGAGGTATCGGGGCAAGGCCTTGTTGGAACGTCTGGTGGAACCCGAGAGGATCATCCAATTCCGGGTCAGTTGGGTCGACGATCGAGGCCGCATTCAGGTGAATCGCGGATTTCGCGTCCAGATGAACAGTGCCATCGGACCCTACAAGGGTGGCGTTCGCTTCCATCCCTCAGTCAATCTCGGAGTGCTCAAGTTCCTCGCGTTCGAACAGACCTTGAAGAACTCCCTGACCACGCTGCCAATGGGCGGAGGCAAGGGAGGGGCTGATTTTGATCCAAAGGGAAAAAGCGATGAGGAGGTCATGCGTTTCTGCCAGGCTTTCATGAGCGAGCTCTTCCGGCATGTTGGTCCCGATACGGATGTGCCCGCCGGTGACATCGGCGTTGGCGGTCGTGAAGTTGGCTACATGTATGGCTACTACAAGAAGCTCGCCAACCACGTCACTTCAACGTTCACGGGCAAGGGTCTCAGCTACGGTGGGAGCCTGATACGCCCGGAGGCCACGGGCTACGGCTGTGTGTATTTTGCGCAGGCCATGCTGCAGCATGAGAAGCGGGTGATTGATGGCATGACGGTCACCATTTCGGGATCGGGCAATGTGTCCCAGTACGCCGCGGAGAAATGCATGGAAGTTGGAGCAAGGGTGGTGTCCCTGTCTGATTCCGGTGGCACGGTGCACATCCCGAAGGGTTTGACGGAGGAGCAGCTCTCCTGGGTCATGGACCTGAAGAATGTCAGGCGTGGACGCATCGAGGAATTCGCCAAGGCCCACTCCCTGCCCTATCATGCAGGCAAGCGCCCCTGGCATCTTCCGTGCAACATCGCACTGCCCTGCGCCACCCAGAACGAGCTCAATGGGGAAGATGCCCGTGCCTTGCTGGCGAATGGCTGCATCTGCGTGGCGGAGGGAGCAAACATGCCATCGACTCCTGAAGCGGTGGAGCACTTCCTGAAGGCCCGCATTCTCTATGGACCGGGCAAGGCCGCAAACGCAGGCGGTGTCGCAACGAGCGGCCTGGAGATGAGCCAGAACGCCATGCGGATGTCCTGGCCCGCCGCAGAGGTGGACAGCCGCCTGCACGCGATCATGCAATCGATCCATCACGTATGCGTGGATCACGGGCGCGAAAACGACGGCTTTGTCAACTACGTCAAGGGGGCGAACATCGGAGGTTTTGTGAAGGTCGCCGATGCGATGCTCGAGCAGGGTATCATTTGA
- a CDS encoding dCMP deaminase yields the protein MDDHSPDLTDPVDLIAHAAARFDGRPTWDEYFMATAVLLSTRSPCERLHVGCVVVSGGDRRNRIVAAGYNGFLPGAPHCSRVRDGHEQATVHAEQNAVADAARRGISVEGCTAYVTHFPCINCAKILASAGIAEVRYRADYQNDPLVAPLLVEAGLKVTQLVGRPRQDLIDKPGAALKIQA from the coding sequence ATGGATGATCACTCGCCCGATTTGACCGACCCTGTCGACTTGATTGCCCATGCCGCCGCGCGCTTTGACGGACGGCCGACCTGGGATGAATATTTCATGGCCACCGCGGTGCTGCTTTCGACACGTTCCCCCTGTGAACGCCTTCATGTCGGATGCGTTGTTGTCAGTGGTGGAGACCGCCGGAACCGCATTGTTGCAGCCGGCTACAATGGATTCCTTCCGGGTGCGCCCCACTGCTCGCGTGTCCGCGATGGACATGAACAGGCCACGGTGCATGCCGAACAGAATGCCGTAGCGGACGCCGCACGCAGGGGCATCAGCGTCGAGGGGTGCACCGCCTACGTGACTCATTTTCCCTGCATCAATTGTGCCAAGATCCTCGCATCCGCCGGTATCGCTGAGGTGCGTTATCGGGCGGACTACCAGAACGACCCGTTGGTGGCCCCGCTGCTGGTTGAGGCGGGATTGAAGGTCACCCAGCTTGTCGGGCGTCCTCGACAGGACCTGATCGACAAGCCAGGAGCGGCGTTGAAAATTCAGGCCTGA
- a CDS encoding Nif3-like dinuclear metal center hexameric protein, giving the protein MITLQSVVAYCDERTRMGAFKDAPGAFNGLQVANPGAVTKIGAAVDSGLEPFTAAVRRGVDFLIVHHGLYWDMPRPIVGPTYARLHALLAGNCALYSNHLPLDAHPEIGNNALLARQLGITPDQPFLIREGEPIGCSGPCGRNRTNLLSEIRRKYARVLAIEHGSASPRRIAFCSGSGNSAIPEMIKEGIDTLVTGELREEWYSVAQENRLNLYLCGHYATEVHAVQALAAEVATRFGLPWEFIATDNPL; this is encoded by the coding sequence ATGATCACGCTGCAATCCGTCGTCGCCTATTGTGATGAACGCACCCGCATGGGTGCATTCAAGGATGCCCCCGGAGCCTTCAATGGATTGCAGGTCGCAAACCCGGGCGCCGTCACCAAAATCGGCGCGGCCGTTGATTCCGGCCTCGAGCCCTTCACCGCTGCAGTTCGCAGGGGCGTCGATTTCCTTATTGTGCATCATGGCCTGTATTGGGACATGCCGCGGCCGATTGTCGGTCCGACCTACGCCAGACTGCATGCCCTGCTCGCGGGCAACTGCGCGCTTTACTCGAATCACCTGCCGCTCGACGCGCATCCAGAGATAGGAAACAACGCCCTGCTTGCCCGGCAACTGGGGATCACGCCCGATCAGCCGTTCCTGATTCGTGAGGGAGAGCCGATCGGCTGCTCGGGACCCTGCGGGCGGAATCGGACCAATCTGCTCTCGGAGATCCGCAGGAAGTACGCCCGGGTGCTTGCAATCGAGCATGGTTCGGCATCTCCACGCAGAATCGCCTTTTGCAGCGGCAGTGGAAACAGCGCTATTCCCGAAATGATCAAGGAAGGCATCGACACGCTCGTGACGGGTGAATTGCGCGAGGAATGGTATTCGGTTGCGCAGGAAAACCGCCTCAATCTCTACCTGTGCGGGCACTACGCCACCGAAGTCCATGCCGTGCAGGCACTCGCCGCCGAAGTGGCGACGAGGTTCGGGCTGCCATGGGAGTTCATCGCGACCGACAATCCACTCTAG